The following coding sequences lie in one Heyndrickxia oleronia genomic window:
- a CDS encoding competence protein ComK, with translation MKYVKDYQISLTTMGIEAVYHPEYNSRIYDVNGMYYTGRTNQELLDQACELRCTDYNGRINAVRKAFSYDKKTPLVICPIEMIYAIPTKSPKDYDCKWIFPDHIEKLLRKAKHPQILFKNGLTMEINCSYNTFKKQQERARNSLIHFFILVRERSTYRIK, from the coding sequence ATGAAATATGTTAAAGACTATCAAATCTCATTAACAACCATGGGGATTGAAGCCGTATATCATCCAGAGTATAACTCGAGAATTTACGATGTTAACGGAATGTACTACACTGGTCGAACGAATCAGGAATTACTTGACCAAGCTTGTGAATTAAGATGTACCGATTATAACGGAAGAATTAATGCGGTACGAAAAGCATTTTCCTACGATAAAAAAACACCGTTAGTTATTTGCCCTATAGAAATGATTTATGCTATTCCTACAAAGTCTCCTAAAGATTATGACTGTAAATGGATCTTTCCAGACCACATTGAAAAATTACTGCGCAAAGCCAAACACCCTCAAATTTTATTTAAAAACGGCCTAACAATGGAAATCAATTGCTCCTATAACACTTTCAAAAAGCAGCAGGAACGGGCTCGAAATAGCCTTATTCACTTTTTTATTTTAGTAAGGGAACGTTCCACATATAGAATTAAATGA
- a CDS encoding Lrp/AsnC family transcriptional regulator: MESIVSKILDRVDLRILDLLQKEEQISNAELARCVNLSPPATHARVKRLESEGFIDRHVAILNQEKLGFDLLCFIFISTNIHQAEKLECLEKELKEMPEVLECYCLTGEYDYLLKVANKDRRDLESFIRKLNLLGITKIQTSLALREIKYSTVLPIITDTDVTR; this comes from the coding sequence GTGGAATCAATTGTAAGCAAAATATTAGATAGGGTTGATCTTCGGATATTGGATTTACTGCAAAAAGAGGAGCAAATAAGCAATGCTGAACTAGCGAGGTGTGTGAATCTATCACCGCCTGCAACACATGCGAGGGTAAAAAGGTTAGAAAGTGAAGGATTTATTGATCGTCATGTAGCAATTTTGAATCAGGAAAAGCTTGGTTTTGATTTATTATGTTTTATTTTTATCAGTACGAATATTCATCAGGCTGAAAAGTTGGAATGCCTAGAGAAGGAATTGAAAGAAATGCCTGAGGTACTCGAGTGCTATTGTCTAACAGGAGAGTATGATTATTTATTGAAAGTAGCAAATAAAGATCGAAGGGATTTAGAAAGCTTTATACGCAAACTTAATCTATTAGGAATTACGAAAATACAAACGAGCTTAGCGTTAAGAGAAATTAAATATTCAACAGTCTTACCGATCATTACAGATACTGATGTAACTAGGTGA
- a CDS encoding sigma-70 family RNA polymerase sigma factor — protein sequence MEEYSPMIYQIIHSLHIYKNHDEFYQIGLIALWEASNQFDETKGAFLSYAYATVKGRILTEIAKQRRQEERNIYPKEEFWEIQASPLSRKPLELADLLFYCEGLSPKQQKWVIGTFYYGKSLSEIAKEEKVSESAVKKWKKAAMDRIKINIGC from the coding sequence ATGGAGGAGTATTCACCAATGATCTATCAAATAATACATTCATTGCATATTTATAAAAATCATGATGAATTCTATCAAATTGGCCTGATTGCTTTATGGGAAGCGAGTAATCAGTTTGATGAAACAAAAGGAGCCTTTTTAAGTTATGCCTATGCGACTGTTAAAGGGCGCATTTTAACAGAAATAGCTAAACAAAGAAGACAAGAGGAGAGAAATATATATCCCAAGGAAGAATTCTGGGAAATTCAAGCTTCACCACTATCAAGGAAGCCATTAGAGCTTGCTGACCTTCTTTTCTATTGTGAGGGGCTTTCACCTAAACAGCAAAAGTGGGTGATAGGAACTTTTTATTATGGAAAAAGTTTAAGCGAAATCGCTAAAGAAGAAAAGGTATCTGAATCAGCGGTAAAAAAGTGGAAAAAAGCAGCGATGGATAGAATTAAAATAAATATTGGATGTTAA